In Ralstonia pseudosolanacearum, the DNA window GGCCGTGCGAGCGAGCTGCTCTACACCGGCCGTGCCATGCGCGGCGAGGAAGGCGAGCGCTGGGGCTTCTTCAACCGCCTGTGCGAGCCGGCCGAGGTGCTGGCCCAGGCGCAGGCGCTGGCCGCCGACCTGGCCGCCGGCCCGACCTTCGCCAACGGCATCACCAAGACCATGCTGCACCAGGAATGGACCATGACGATCGAGCAGGCGCTGGAGGCCGAAGCCCAGGCCCAGGCGCTCTGCATGCTGACCGAGGATTTCTCGCGCGCGTACCACGCGTTCGTCGCCAGGCAGACACCGGTGTTCGAGGGCAACTGACATGAGCGACCTGGACTACCTGCAGTGGCCCTTCTTCGATGACCGGCATCGCGGGTTGGCGGCCGAGCTCGAGGCCTGGGCGGCCGAACACATTCCGCACGGCCACGGTGCCGACGTCGATGCCGAATGCCGCGCGCTGGTGCGCCTGCTCGGCCAGGCCGGCTGGCTGCGCCACGCGGTGGGCGGCACCGCGCATGGCGGCGCCGGCGAGGCTATCGACACGCGCGCCATCTGCCTGATCCGCGAGACGCTGGCGCGCCACTCGGGCCTGGCCGATTTTGCGTTCGCGATGCAGGGGCTGGGCTCCGGTGCGATCTCGCTGCACGGCACGCCCGCGCAGCGCAAGCGCTATCTGACAAAGGTGGCGCGCGGCGAGGCCATCGCCGCGTTCGCGCTGTCCGAGCCCGAGGCCGGCTCCGATGTGGCCGCCATGGCGTGCGCCGCGCGCGCGGACGGCGACAGCTACGTGCTCGATGGCGAGAAGACGTGGATCTCCAACGGCGGCATCGCCGATTTCTACGTCGTCTTCGCCCGCACCGGCGAGGCGCCGGGCGCGCGCGGCATCAGCGCGTTCATCGTCGAGGCGGGCACGCCGGGCTTCGAGATCG includes these proteins:
- a CDS encoding acyl-CoA dehydrogenase family protein, which encodes MSDLDYLQWPFFDDRHRGLAAELEAWAAEHIPHGHGADVDAECRALVRLLGQAGWLRHAVGGTAHGGAGEAIDTRAICLIRETLARHSGLADFAFAMQGLGSGAISLHGTPAQRKRYLTKVARGEAIAAFALSEPEAGSDVAAMACAARADGDSYVLDGEKTWISNGGIADFYVVFARTGEAPGARGISAFIVEAGTPGFEIAERIDVIAPHPLARLRFTDCRIPAGQRVGAAGEGFKVAMRTLDVFRTSVAAAALGFARRALDEALARATTRKMFNGVLADFQLTQAKLAQMATAIDSAALLTYRAAWQRDQGRSVTREAAMAKMTATENAQQVIDAAVQMWGGLGVVSEQPVERLYREIRALRIYEGATEVQQLIIARDLLRHAAQGAAPAAAATAS